In Populus nigra chromosome 10, ddPopNigr1.1, whole genome shotgun sequence, the following proteins share a genomic window:
- the LOC133704112 gene encoding probable inactive leucine-rich repeat receptor-like protein kinase At3g03770 isoform X2 — protein MAKPVHYPCYLHLLFLILSFHRSSQLQPFQSQSLLRIQQLLNYPSFSASFDNTTDFCNIEPTPSLTLVCYEDNITQLHIVGSSGVPPNFSTDYFFATVASLSSLKVLSLVSLGFSGPLPESIGQLSSLEILNASSNYFSGSIPASLSYLKSLQTLILDHNKFSGEVPGWVGFLPALAVLSLKNNSLSGYLPNSLTRLESLRIFSLSKNHLSGQVPDLHNLTNLQVLELEDNHFGPDFPGLHNKVVTLVLRNNSFHSGIPADLVTYHQLQKLDLSFNGFVGPFLPSLLSSPPMNYLDISHNKFTGMLFENMSCHAELAYVDLSSNLLTGELPTCLNLSSESRTVLYARNCLSNKEQEQHPFNFCHNEALAVKILPRDDVKHQRHDKEVLASSTMGGVVGGIAIVGLVFLFVKRVYSKDDVKKPQTRILVRNLSSVNTVKLLSDARHISQTMKLGASLPNYRTFSLEELKEATNNFDASNLLSEDSNSQMYKGKLNDGSLVAIRSSKVRKKISQRTFTHHIELISKLRHNHLISALGHCFDCCQDDSSTSRIFNIFEFVPNGTLRDYISENKLKWPQRIGAAIGVARGIQFLHTGIVPGVFPNNLKITDVLLDHDLLVKLCSYNLPLLTEGSVGAAVSSGTKQNFGTRDRHEDKEDIYDLGVILVEIIFGRPVVKNEVIVSKDLLKVSMTVDDVARRNIVDPAINKECSDESLKIMMEICIRCLSKEPSDRPSVDDVLWNLHFAAQVRERSRTS, from the exons ATGGCAAAACCAGTTCACTATCCATGCTATCTTCATCTCTTGTTTCTTATCCTTTCTTTTCATCGGTCAAGCCAGCTGCAGCCCTTTCAGTCTCAGTCCCTTCTGAGAATCCAGCAGCTTCTTAACTACCCATCTTTCTCGGCCAGCTTTGACAACACCACAGATTTCTGCAACATTGAACCAACTCCATCTCTAACTCTAGTGTGCTATGAAGATAATATAACACAGCTTCACATTGTAGGAAGTAGTGGGGTTCCTCCAAATTTCTCCACAGACTATTTCTTTGCCACTGTTGCTAGTCTATCTAGCTTGAAGGTTCTGTCTTTGGTTTCTCTTGGCTTCTCGGGGCCACTGCCTGAAAGTATTGGTCAGTTATCTTCACTTGAGATATTAAATGCAAGTTCAAACTATTTCAGTGGCTCCATTCCAGCATCTCTTTCATATTTGAAGAGCCTTCAGACACTGATTCTGGACCATAACAAGTTCAGTGGTGAAGTTCCTGGTTGGGTAGGTTTCCTTCCAGCTTTGGCTGTGTTGAGCTTGAAGAACAACTCCCTTAGTGGGTATCTACCAAATTCTCTGACGAGATTGGAAAGTCTAagaattttctctctctcaaagaATCACTTATCTGGACAAGTGCCTGATCTTCATAACTTGACCAACCTTCAAGTTCTTGAGTTGGAAGACAATCACTTTGGACCTGATTTTCCAGGTTTGCACAACAAGGTGGTGACTCTTGTGCTAAGAAATAATAGCTTTCATTCTGGCATACCTGCTGACTTAGTCACGTACCATCAGCTTCAGAAGCTGGACCTCTCCTTTAATGGATTTGTAGGACCATTTTTGCCATCTTTGTTGTCAAGCCCTCCAATGAATTATCTTGATATTTCACATAACAAATTTACAGGGATGCTCTTCGAAAATATGTCCTGCCATGCTGAACTAGCCTATGTAGATTTATCCTCAAATCTTTTGACTGGAGAGTTACCTACTTGCCTAAACTTGAGCTCAGAGAGCAGAACTGTCCTGTATGCTAGAAACTGCTTGTCAAACAAAGAACAAGAACAGCATCCTTTTAACTTCTGTCACAATGAAGCACTGGCTGTGAAAATCTTGCCTCGTGATGATGTTAAGCATCAGAGACACGATAAGGAAGTTCTTGCATCAAGTACTATGGGAGGAGTAGTTGGAGGAATTGCAATTGTTGGCTTGGTTTTCTTGTTTGTCAAGAGGGTATATAGTAAGGATGATGTGAAAAAACCCCAAACAAGGATACTCGTGAGGAATTTGTCATCAGTGAACACAGTGAAACTTCTTTCAGATGCAA GGCACATATCACAAACAATGAAGCTTGGAGCTAGCCTTCCTAATTATCGAACCTTTTCTCTGGAGGAGCTCAAGGAGGCAACAAATAACTTCGATGCCTcgaacttacttagtgaagaTTCAAACAGTCAG ATGTATAAAGGAAAGCTCAATGATGGAAGTCTTGTTGCTATTAGAAGCTCAAAAGTCAGGAAAAAGATCAGCCAACGTACCTTTACCCACcatattgagttgatttcaaaacTCAGACATAACCACTTGATCAGTGCTCTGGGACACTGCTTTGATTGCTGCCAGGATGATTCCAGCACCAGcagaatatttaatatatttgagttTGTTCCAAATGGGACTCTTAGAGACTACATCTCTG AGAACAAGCTGAAATGGCCACAAAGAATAGGAGCTGCTATTGGAGTTGCAAGGGGTATTCAATTCCTGCACACGGGGATTGTCCCGGGTGTATTTCCAAACAATCTGAAGATAACAGATGTCCTATTGGACCATGATCTGCTTGTAAAACTCTGTAGCTACAACCTGCCACTACTCACTGAGGGATCG GTGGGCGCTGCAGTTTCTTCtggaacaaaacaaaattttgggACAAG GGATAGACATGAGGATAAGGAGGACATCTATGACTTGGGAGTAATCTTAGTTGAAATCATTTTTGGAAGGCCAGTGGTTAAAAATGAAGTCATCGTCTCAAAAGATCTG TTAAAAGTAAGCATGACAGTTGACGATGTAGCTCGAAGGAATATTGTTGATCCAGCAATTAACAAGGAGTGCTCAGATGAATCTCTAAAGATAATGATGGAGATATGTATTAGATGTCTTTCCAAAGAGCCATCTGATAGACCATCAGTTGATGATGTGCTTTGGAACTTGCATTTTGCAGCACAAGTTCGGGAGCGTTCCAGAACAAGTTAG
- the LOC133704112 gene encoding probable inactive leucine-rich repeat receptor-like protein kinase At3g03770 isoform X1, with protein sequence MAKPVHYPCYLHLLFLILSFHRSSQLQPFQSQSLLRIQQLLNYPSFSASFDNTTDFCNIEPTPSLTLVCYEDNITQLHIVGSSGVPPNFSTDYFFATVASLSSLKVLSLVSLGFSGPLPESIGQLSSLEILNASSNYFSGSIPASLSYLKSLQTLILDHNKFSGEVPGWVGFLPALAVLSLKNNSLSGYLPNSLTRLESLRIFSLSKNHLSGQVPDLHNLTNLQVLELEDNHFGPDFPGLHNKVVTLVLRNNSFHSGIPADLVTYHQLQKLDLSFNGFVGPFLPSLLSSPPMNYLDISHNKFTGMLFENMSCHAELAYVDLSSNLLTGELPTCLNLSSESRTVLYARNCLSNKEQEQHPFNFCHNEALAVKILPRDDVKHQRHDKEVLASSTMGGVVGGIAIVGLVFLFVKRVYSKDDVKKPQTRILVRNLSSVNTVKLLSDARHISQTMKLGASLPNYRTFSLEELKEATNNFDASNLLSEDSNSQMYKGKLNDGSLVAIRSSKVRKKISQRTFTHHIELISKLRHNHLISALGHCFDCCQDDSSTSRIFNIFEFVPNGTLRDYISGIPENKLKWPQRIGAAIGVARGIQFLHTGIVPGVFPNNLKITDVLLDHDLLVKLCSYNLPLLTEGSVGAAVSSGTKQNFGTRDRHEDKEDIYDLGVILVEIIFGRPVVKNEVIVSKDLLKVSMTVDDVARRNIVDPAINKECSDESLKIMMEICIRCLSKEPSDRPSVDDVLWNLHFAAQVRERSRTS encoded by the exons ATGGCAAAACCAGTTCACTATCCATGCTATCTTCATCTCTTGTTTCTTATCCTTTCTTTTCATCGGTCAAGCCAGCTGCAGCCCTTTCAGTCTCAGTCCCTTCTGAGAATCCAGCAGCTTCTTAACTACCCATCTTTCTCGGCCAGCTTTGACAACACCACAGATTTCTGCAACATTGAACCAACTCCATCTCTAACTCTAGTGTGCTATGAAGATAATATAACACAGCTTCACATTGTAGGAAGTAGTGGGGTTCCTCCAAATTTCTCCACAGACTATTTCTTTGCCACTGTTGCTAGTCTATCTAGCTTGAAGGTTCTGTCTTTGGTTTCTCTTGGCTTCTCGGGGCCACTGCCTGAAAGTATTGGTCAGTTATCTTCACTTGAGATATTAAATGCAAGTTCAAACTATTTCAGTGGCTCCATTCCAGCATCTCTTTCATATTTGAAGAGCCTTCAGACACTGATTCTGGACCATAACAAGTTCAGTGGTGAAGTTCCTGGTTGGGTAGGTTTCCTTCCAGCTTTGGCTGTGTTGAGCTTGAAGAACAACTCCCTTAGTGGGTATCTACCAAATTCTCTGACGAGATTGGAAAGTCTAagaattttctctctctcaaagaATCACTTATCTGGACAAGTGCCTGATCTTCATAACTTGACCAACCTTCAAGTTCTTGAGTTGGAAGACAATCACTTTGGACCTGATTTTCCAGGTTTGCACAACAAGGTGGTGACTCTTGTGCTAAGAAATAATAGCTTTCATTCTGGCATACCTGCTGACTTAGTCACGTACCATCAGCTTCAGAAGCTGGACCTCTCCTTTAATGGATTTGTAGGACCATTTTTGCCATCTTTGTTGTCAAGCCCTCCAATGAATTATCTTGATATTTCACATAACAAATTTACAGGGATGCTCTTCGAAAATATGTCCTGCCATGCTGAACTAGCCTATGTAGATTTATCCTCAAATCTTTTGACTGGAGAGTTACCTACTTGCCTAAACTTGAGCTCAGAGAGCAGAACTGTCCTGTATGCTAGAAACTGCTTGTCAAACAAAGAACAAGAACAGCATCCTTTTAACTTCTGTCACAATGAAGCACTGGCTGTGAAAATCTTGCCTCGTGATGATGTTAAGCATCAGAGACACGATAAGGAAGTTCTTGCATCAAGTACTATGGGAGGAGTAGTTGGAGGAATTGCAATTGTTGGCTTGGTTTTCTTGTTTGTCAAGAGGGTATATAGTAAGGATGATGTGAAAAAACCCCAAACAAGGATACTCGTGAGGAATTTGTCATCAGTGAACACAGTGAAACTTCTTTCAGATGCAA GGCACATATCACAAACAATGAAGCTTGGAGCTAGCCTTCCTAATTATCGAACCTTTTCTCTGGAGGAGCTCAAGGAGGCAACAAATAACTTCGATGCCTcgaacttacttagtgaagaTTCAAACAGTCAG ATGTATAAAGGAAAGCTCAATGATGGAAGTCTTGTTGCTATTAGAAGCTCAAAAGTCAGGAAAAAGATCAGCCAACGTACCTTTACCCACcatattgagttgatttcaaaacTCAGACATAACCACTTGATCAGTGCTCTGGGACACTGCTTTGATTGCTGCCAGGATGATTCCAGCACCAGcagaatatttaatatatttgagttTGTTCCAAATGGGACTCTTAGAGACTACATCTCTG GAATTCCAGAGAACAAGCTGAAATGGCCACAAAGAATAGGAGCTGCTATTGGAGTTGCAAGGGGTATTCAATTCCTGCACACGGGGATTGTCCCGGGTGTATTTCCAAACAATCTGAAGATAACAGATGTCCTATTGGACCATGATCTGCTTGTAAAACTCTGTAGCTACAACCTGCCACTACTCACTGAGGGATCG GTGGGCGCTGCAGTTTCTTCtggaacaaaacaaaattttgggACAAG GGATAGACATGAGGATAAGGAGGACATCTATGACTTGGGAGTAATCTTAGTTGAAATCATTTTTGGAAGGCCAGTGGTTAAAAATGAAGTCATCGTCTCAAAAGATCTG TTAAAAGTAAGCATGACAGTTGACGATGTAGCTCGAAGGAATATTGTTGATCCAGCAATTAACAAGGAGTGCTCAGATGAATCTCTAAAGATAATGATGGAGATATGTATTAGATGTCTTTCCAAAGAGCCATCTGATAGACCATCAGTTGATGATGTGCTTTGGAACTTGCATTTTGCAGCACAAGTTCGGGAGCGTTCCAGAACAAGTTAG
- the LOC133704511 gene encoding chlorophyll(ide) b reductase NOL, chloroplastic isoform X2, translated as MAIPCASLPFPSSSLLLKASSFSSQLPPLLSPSHLFLTVCSRQTPAKSTNARNSYYTNNTGIAYLNYPVVVKAQTSSSSALSREPMLPPFNVLITGSTKGIGYALAKEFLKAGDNVIICSRSAERVESAVQSLREEFGEQRVWGTKCDVREGKDVKDLVAFAQESLKYIDIWINNAGSNAYSYKPLAEASDEDLIEVVTTNTLGLMICCREAIKMMLNQPRGGHIFNIDGAGSDGRPTPRFAAYGATKRSVVHLTKSLQAELRMQDVQNVVVHNLSPGMVTTDLLMSGATTKQAKFFINVLAEPAEVVAEYLVPNIRSIPANGSTKPTYIRFLTGVKAYSQIFSRFAFGARRNRYLLED; from the exons ATGGCTATTCCTTGtgcttcccttcccttcccttcttcttctcttcttctcaagGCCTCGTCTTTTTCCTCTCAGCTCCCTCCACTTCTTTCTCCTTCACACCTTTTCTTGACCGTTTGTTCCCGCCAAACCCCAGCAAAAAGCACTAATGCAAGAAACAGCTATTACACCAACAATACGGGCATTGCATATTTGAATTATCCAGTAGTTGTGAAGGCACAAACTTCCTCTTCTTCTGCACTGAGTAGAGAGCCCATGTTGCCTCCTTTCAATGTCTTAATCACTGGTTCAACAAAag GAATAGGGTATGCTTTGGCTAAGGAGTTTCTAAAGGCAGGTGACAATGTGATAATTTGCTCAAGGTCAG CTGAACGGGTGGAGTCTGCTGTTCAGAGCTTGAGAGAAGAATTTGGAGAGCAACGTGTGTGG GGTACAAAGTGTGATGTTAGAGAAGGAAAGGATGTGAAGGATTTGGTTGCATTTGCACAAGAAAGTCTCAAATACATCGACATATGG ATTAATAATGCAGGATCCAATGCTTATAGCTATAAGCCCCTGGCAGAAGCTTCAGATGAAGATCTTAT AGAAGTTGTCACTACAAACACCCTTGGTTTGATGATTTGTTGTCGAGAG GCAATAAAAATGATGTTGAACCAACCTCGAGGGGGTCACATATTCAACATTGATGGAGCTGGCTCAGATGGAAGACCAACCCCAAG ATTTGCTGCATATGGGGCAACTAAGCGCAGTGTAGTGCATTTAACAAAATCCCTACAG GCTGAGTTGCGGATGCAAGATGTTCAAAATGTTGTAGTGCATAATCTGTCG CCTGGAATGGTCACAACTGATCTTCTCATGTCTGGAGCTACCACAAAGCAG GCCAAGTTTTTCATTAATGTTTTGGCAGAACCAGCTGAAGTG GTTGCAGAATACCTTGTTCCAAACATCAGATCTATCCCTGCCAATGGATCAACAAAGCCTACCTACATCCGTTTCCTCACCGGGGTGAAAGCATACTCGCAGATATTCTCA AGATTTGCTTTCGGCGCACGAAGAAACAGATACTTGCTTGAAGATTGA
- the LOC133704511 gene encoding chlorophyll(ide) b reductase NOL, chloroplastic isoform X1 has product MAIPCASLPFPSSSLLLKASSFSSQLPPLLSPSHLFLTVCSRQTPAKSTNARNSYYTNNTGIAYLNYPVVVKAQTSSSSALSREPMLPPFNVLITGSTKGIGYALAKEFLKAGDNVIICSRSAERVESAVQSLREEFGEQRVWGTKCDVREGKDVKDLVAFAQESLKYIDIWINNAGSNAYSYKPLAEASDEDLIEVVTTNTLGLMICCREAIKMMLNQPRGGHIFNIDGAGSDGRPTPRFAAYGATKRSVVHLTKSLQAELRMQDVQNVVVHNLSPGMVTTDLLMSGATTKQAKFFINVLAEPAEVVAEYLVPNIRSIPANGSTKPTYIRFLTGVKAYSQIFSQRFAFGARRNRYLLED; this is encoded by the exons ATGGCTATTCCTTGtgcttcccttcccttcccttcttcttctcttcttctcaagGCCTCGTCTTTTTCCTCTCAGCTCCCTCCACTTCTTTCTCCTTCACACCTTTTCTTGACCGTTTGTTCCCGCCAAACCCCAGCAAAAAGCACTAATGCAAGAAACAGCTATTACACCAACAATACGGGCATTGCATATTTGAATTATCCAGTAGTTGTGAAGGCACAAACTTCCTCTTCTTCTGCACTGAGTAGAGAGCCCATGTTGCCTCCTTTCAATGTCTTAATCACTGGTTCAACAAAag GAATAGGGTATGCTTTGGCTAAGGAGTTTCTAAAGGCAGGTGACAATGTGATAATTTGCTCAAGGTCAG CTGAACGGGTGGAGTCTGCTGTTCAGAGCTTGAGAGAAGAATTTGGAGAGCAACGTGTGTGG GGTACAAAGTGTGATGTTAGAGAAGGAAAGGATGTGAAGGATTTGGTTGCATTTGCACAAGAAAGTCTCAAATACATCGACATATGG ATTAATAATGCAGGATCCAATGCTTATAGCTATAAGCCCCTGGCAGAAGCTTCAGATGAAGATCTTAT AGAAGTTGTCACTACAAACACCCTTGGTTTGATGATTTGTTGTCGAGAG GCAATAAAAATGATGTTGAACCAACCTCGAGGGGGTCACATATTCAACATTGATGGAGCTGGCTCAGATGGAAGACCAACCCCAAG ATTTGCTGCATATGGGGCAACTAAGCGCAGTGTAGTGCATTTAACAAAATCCCTACAG GCTGAGTTGCGGATGCAAGATGTTCAAAATGTTGTAGTGCATAATCTGTCG CCTGGAATGGTCACAACTGATCTTCTCATGTCTGGAGCTACCACAAAGCAG GCCAAGTTTTTCATTAATGTTTTGGCAGAACCAGCTGAAGTG GTTGCAGAATACCTTGTTCCAAACATCAGATCTATCCCTGCCAATGGATCAACAAAGCCTACCTACATCCGTTTCCTCACCGGGGTGAAAGCATACTCGCAGATATTCTCA CAGAGATTTGCTTTCGGCGCACGAAGAAACAGATACTTGCTTGAAGATTGA
- the LOC133705449 gene encoding DExH-box ATP-dependent RNA helicase DExH3-like — protein MQNSKLVLRSFLLGCSTTAKKKSFSYTIFSNKNNHPLFSLLLILHNSNETSFLVTKRRGFCGYAAEQFSDDEYECDFENHKASSSVANVDEWKWKLSLLLRSETDQEIVSRDRKDRRDYEQISNLAGRMGLYSELYGKVVVASKVPLPNYRPDLDDKRPQREVVIPLSLQRRVEGLLQEHLDRTQLSAGKVGGNADDASINQIENTSPDENPDSFLDRSVMERVLQRRSLRMRNMQRAWRESPEGRKMMDFRKSLPAFQEKEKLLQAIARNQVIVISGETGCGKTTQLPQYILESEIESGRGAFCSIICTQPRRISAMAVADRVSAERGEPLGEAVGYKVRLEGVKGRNTHLLFCTSGILLRRLLSDRNLNGITHVFVDEIHERGMNEDFLLIVLKDLLSRRQDLRLILMSATLNAELFSNYFGGAPTIHIPGFTYPVRAQFLEDVLEMTGYKLTSFNQIDDYGQEKMWKTQRQLAPRKRKNQITTLVEDALNNSSFDNYSSRARDSLARWMPDCIGFNLIEAVLCHICRKERPGAVLVFMTGWEDISCLRDQLKAHPLLGDPNRILLLTCHGSMATSEQKLIFEKPPLNVRKIVLATNMAEASITINDVVFVIDCGKAKETTYDALNNTPCLLPSWISKASARQRRGRAGRVQPGECYHLYPRCVYEAFAEYQLPELLRTPLNSLCLQIKSLQVGSIGEFLSAALQPPKPLAVQNAIDFLKMIGALDEKENLTNLGKYLTMLPVDPKLGKMLIMGAIFRCFGPILTIVSGLSVRDPFLLPQDKKDLAGAAKSRFSAKDYSDHMALVRAYEGWKEAEREGSAYEYCWRNFLSAQTLQAIHSLRKQFNFILKDAGLIEEDTNNHNKLSHNQSLVRAIICSGLYPGIASVVHRETSMSFKTMDDGQVSLYANSVNARYETIPYPWLVFGEKVKVNSVFIRDSTGVSDSVLILFGGALACGAQAGHLKMLNGYIDFFMDHNLAECFLKLNEELDKLIQKKLQDPKLDILKEGKYLMLAVEDLVSGDQCEGKFVFGRESRKPKVTNDNDRFTKDGANPKSLLQTLLMRAGHSPPKYKTKHLKTNEFRALVEFKGMQFVGKPKRNKQQAERDAAIEALAWLTHTSDNNQNEHDDSQPDVTDNMLKLLGKRRRSKQRRPG, from the exons atgcAAAATTCGAAGCTTGTGCTAAGAAGTTTCCTTCTGGGATGCAGCACCACCGCTAAGAAGAAGTCGTTTTCCTATACCATCTTCAGCAATAAAAACAACCACCCTTTATTTAGTTTGCTTTTGATTCTACATAATTCTAATGAAACCAGCTTTTTAGTGACCAAAAGGCGTGGTTTTTGTGGGTATGCAGCAGAGCAGTTCTCCGATGACGAGTACGAGTGTGATTTTGAAAACCACAAg gcTTCTTCGTCTGTGGCCAATGTTGATGAGTGGAAATGgaagctcagcttgctattgCGTAGTGAAACAGACCAAGAGATTGTTTCTAGAGATAGAAAAGACAGGAGAGACTACGAGCAGATTTCAAATCTTGCTGGAAGGATGGGACTTTATAG TGAACTATATGGAAAAGTGGTTGTTGCAAGCAAGGTTCCTCTACCTAACTACAGGCCTGATTTGGATGATAAGCGGCCACAAAGGGAG GTGGTTATCCCCCTAAGTTTGCAAAGGAGGGTTGAGGGTTTACTTCAGGAGCATCTTGATAGAACTCAACTAAGTGCTGGAAAAGTTGGTGGTAATGCAGATGATGCATCCATCAATCAGATTGAAAATACGAGTCCAGATGAGAATCCAGATTCATTTCTAGACCGCTCTGTGATGGAAAGGGTTCTTCAGAGAAGGAGTTTGCGAATGCGTAACATGCAAAGAGCTTGGCGG GAATCACCTGAGGGCAGAAAAATGATGGACTTTAGGAAATCTCTACCTGCTTTCCAGGAAAAGGAGAAGTTACTCCAAGCAATAGCAAGGAATCAG GTCATTGTGATATCTGGAGAGACTGGATGTGGGAAAACCACTCAACTTCCTCAATATATACTGGAGTCAGAAATAGAATCTGGGCGTGGAGCATTCTGTAGCATAATTTGCACTCAGCCTCGAAGAATATCTGCTATGGCTGTTGCAGATAGAGTGTCTGCGGAGAGAGGAGAGCCTCTTGGTGAAGCA gttGGTTATAAAGTCCGACTAGAGGGTGTCAAAGGAAGAAACACACATCTGCTTTTTTGTACCAGTGGAATTTTACTTCGACGCCTGTTAAGTGACCGCAACTTGAATGGCATAACCCATGTTTTTGTGGATGAAATTCATGAGCGAGGCATGAATGAAG ACTTCCTATTGATTGTGCTCAAGGATCTTCTTTCACGTCGTCAGGACTTGAGATTGATTTTAATGAGTGCCACTTTGAATGCGGAACTCTTTTCCAATTATTTTGGAGGAGCACCAACTATTCATATTCCG GGCTTTACATATCCAGTGAGGGCACAATTTTTAGAAGATGTACTGGAAATGACCGGATATAAGTTGACTTCTTTCAATCAAATTGATGATTATGGCCAAGAGAAAATGTGGAAAACACAGAGGCAACTGGCACCACGAAAAAGGAAAAACCAGATCACTACTCTTGTTGAG GATGCTCTTAATAATTCAAGTTTTGACAATTATAGTTCCAGAGCACGTGACTCTCTGGCACGCTGGATGCCTGATTGCATAGGATTTAACCTTATTGAAGCAGTTTTGTGCCATATATGTCGGAAGGAACGACCAGGTGCTGTCTTAGTATTCATGACTGGCTGGGAAGATATTAGCTGTTTGAGGGATCAACTTAAAGCACATCCTCTCCTGGGTGATCCTAACAGAATTCTGCTTCTAACTTGCCATGGTTCTATGGCAACCTCAGAACAG AAACTGATTTTTGAGAAACCACCTCTTAATGTACGGAAAATAGTTCTTGCAACAAATATGGCAGAGGCAAGTATTACAATCAATGATGTAGTTTTTGTCATTGATTGTGGGAAGGCAAAAGAAACCACTTATGATGCTTTAAACAACACACCTTGTCTGCTACCTTCTTGGATATCAAAAGCATCTGCTCGACAA AGAAGGGGTAGGGCTGGCCGAGTGCAGCCAGGCGAATGTTACCACCTATACCCAAGATGTGTATATGAGGCCTTTGCCGAATATCAACTTCCTGAACTTTTGAGGACTCCCCTGAACTCTCTTTGCTTGCAAATAAAGAGTTTGCAGGTTGGAAGCATAGGAGAATTCTTGTCAGCTGCTCTCCAGCCACCAAAACCATTGGCT GTCCAAAATGCGATTGATTTTCTGAAGATGATTGGTGCATTAGATGAGAAGGAGAATCTGACAAATCTTG gGAAGTATTTAACAATGCTTCCAGTAGATCCCAAGCTGGGTAAAATGTTAATAATGGGTGCTATCTTTCGGTGCTTTGGTCCTATATTAACAATAGTGTCCGGGCTCAGTGTCAGGGATCCTTTCCTTCTGCCACAGGACAAAAAGGAT TTAGCTGGGGCAGCAAAGTCTAGATTTTCTGCAAAAGACTACAGTGATCATATGGCTCTTGTCCGCGCATATGAAGGATGGAAAGAAGCTGAAAGAGAAGGATCGGCGTATGAGTATTGCTGGAGAAATTTCCTGTCTGCACAAACTTTGCAGGCCATTCATTCTCTAAGGAAGCAATTTAACTTCATTTTAAAAGATGCTGGCTTAatagaagaagatacaaacaacCACAACAAATTAAGTCACAACCAATCATTGGTTCGTGCAATTATATGCTCTGGCCTCTATCCTGGAATTGCGTCAGTAGTG CACAGAGAAACATCCATGTCTTTCAAAACAATGGATGATGGCCAAGTTTCTCTATATGCT AATTCTGTGAATGCACGCTATGAAACAATTCCCTATCCATGGCTGGTCTTTGGTGAAAAAGTAAAGGTCAACTCAGTTTTCATACGTGATTCCACTGGTGTATCTGATTCCGTACTGATCCTTTTTGGTGGTGCACTTGCTTGTGGAGCACAG GCTGGGCATCTGAAAATGTTGAACGGATACATTGATTTCTTCATGGATCATAATTTGGCAGAGTGCTTTTTAAAGCTTAATGAAGAACTTGATAAGCTTATTCAGAAGAAG CTTCAAGATCCTAAACTTGACATTCTCAAGGAAGGAAAATACCTCATGCTTGCTGTTGAAGACCTGGTATCAGGAGATCAATGTGAAggaaaatttgtgtttggtCGTGAAAGCAGGAAGCCTAAGGTAACTAATGATAATGACAGATTTACAAAAGACGGAGCAAATCCAAAAAGTTTGCTACAAACCCTACTGATGAGAGCTGGACACTCCCCtccaaaatacaagacaaaGCACCTTAAGACGAATGAGTTTAGGGCACTGGTTGAATTCAAGGGAATGCAGTTTGTGGGGAAGCCCAAGAGAAACAAGCAACAAGCAGAGAGGGATGCTGCTATTGAAGCACTGGCCTGGTTAACCCATACATCCGACAATAATCAAAATGAGCATGATGACTCCCAACCTGATGTCACTGATAACATGCTCAAACTTCTTGGGAAACGTCGTAGATCAAAGCAGCGTCGCCCTGGTTGA